CACTGCATCGCGACGAAGGTCGGCAGCAGCGACAGCGGGATCGCCGCCGCGGCCAGCAGGGTGGCGCGCCAGTCGCGCAGGAAGAACCAGACCACCAGCACGGTCAGCAGCGCGCCCTCCAGCAGGGTGTCGCGCGCGCCGCCGTAGCTCATGCGGGTGAACTCGACGTTGTCCTCGAACAGCTCGATGCGCATCTCCGGATGCGCCTGCCGGTATTCGTCCAGCGCACGGGCCACGCCCTCGGCCAGCTTCAGCTCGGAGGCGCCGCGCTTCTTGTAGACCTCCAGCACCAGCACCGGCTGGCCGTTCAAGAGCGCGAAGCCGTTCGGCTCGTTGCCCTCGTCGACCACCCGGCCCAGCTCGCCCAGCGCGATGCTGCGGCCCTTGTCCAGGGTCACCAGGCGCTTGGCCAGGGTCTGGGCATCGGTGCTGGCGCCCAGCACGCGCAGCGGGCGCATGCGCTCGTCGCCGTCGCGCACCGTGCCGGCCGGGATATTGGCCTCGCCCAGCTGCAGCTGGCGCGCCAGCTCGGCGACACTGACGCCGGCCGCGCTCAGGCGTGCCGGATCCAGCTCGATGCGCAGCTCGCGCTTGGCGCCGCCCAGACGCTTGAACTGCTGCACGCCGGTGACGCCCAGCAGCTTGGGCCCGAGCTGCTCGTCGATGCGGCGGCTCAGCTCCATCTCGTCGATGCCCTCGGCCGAAACCGAGAAGCTCTGCAGCGCCCAGCCCGAGACATCGACCCGCGTCACCAGCGGTTCGCCGATCTGGGCCGGCAGCTCGGGCCGGATGCGGCTCACCGCGTCGCGCACATCGCTGGCGGCGCGGTCGATATTGGCCTCCAGCTGGAACTCGGCGGTGATCGAGACCTGGCCGTTGGCGATCGTGGTGCTGAGGTTGTTCAGCCCCGGCAGGCCGGCCAGGCCTTCCTCCAGGCGCCGCGCCACATTGGTCTCCAGCTCCTGTGGCGTGGCGCCGGGCTGTGCGACGTCGACGCTGATGATGGGCAGCTCGACGCGCGGGTCGCCGGCGACCGGCAGCTTGTTGAAGGCGACGATGCCGGCCAGCGACAGCAGCAGGAACAGCAGCACGATGGGCGTCGGCTTGGCGATCGCCCAGGAAGAGATCTTCAGGCTCATCGCTTGGCCTCCGGCACCGGCGTGATGCGCTGGCCTTCGTTGAGCAGGGCGGCCGCGCCGCGCACCACCTGTTCGCCCGGGGCCAGGCCCTCGACGACCAGCTGCTGGTCCGGCGCCAGGCGCACATGGCGCTTGCGCAGGCGCTGCTTGTCATCGACGACGAAGACCCAGGGCCGCGGATCGAACTGCAGCGCGCCCGCCGGCAGCGGCGTGCCCTGCAGGGCCGGGCCCTGCAGCCGGGCCAGCGCGGCGACGCCCAGCGGCGGCAACGCGTTGCCCTGCAGCGCGATGCGCAGGCGAGCGCGGCGCGACTCCTGGCCCTGGCCGGTCTCGATGCTGCGCAGCTTGCCCTGCAGCGGCGCCAGGCCCTGGCCCTCCAGCTGCACGCTGACCGCGGCCCCGGGCGCGAGGCCGGCCAGGCGCTGCACATCGGCCCAGGCCTCGAACTCGCGATCGCCGTCGGCGGCCAGCAGGAACCAGGGCGTGGTTGACGCGGTGTCGCTGAACATGCCGCGCTCGACGTGGCGCTCAAACAGGCGGCCGGCGGCCGGCGCGCGCAGCAGGGTCTCGTCCAGGCGCTGCTGCGCCTGCGCGAGCTTGGCGGCGGCAGCGGCCAGCTCGGCGCGGGCGGCCTGGGCCTGCTGGGCAGCGTTGCTGCGCTCCTTTTCCTGCTGGGCCAGGGTGCTGGCGCGGTCCTGCTGGTCCTGCTGGCTGACGGCGCCGGTGGCGACCGCCAGGCGGTAGCGCTCGTCGGTGGCGCGCGCCAGCGCCAGGCTGGCCTCGGCCTTGCCCAGCTGGGCCTGTGCGGCCTCGGCCAGGGCCTGCAGGCGGCGGTGCTGCTGGCGCGCCTCCTCGTGCTCGTGGCGCTGGCTGCGCGCATCCAGCTGCACCAGCGGCTGGCCGGCCTTCACCAGCTCGCCGGCGTCGGCCAGCACGGCCTCGACGCGCAGGCCATGCACGGTCGGCAGCAGCTGCATCGGCTGGCGCGCGACGATGCGGCCCGGCAGTTCCAGCGCGGCTCGGGCCTCCTGCGGGCGCACCACCAGGGTGGTGATGCGCATCGTCGCGTTGTCCTGCGGTGTCGGCGCGGGCGCCTCGCTGCAGGCTTGCAGGAGCAGCAGCGTTGCCAGCCCGGGCGCAAACAGCTGGCGGGCGGGGAAGGGGGGTGAGAAACGATGGGCGGGCAAGGAAGGACTCCGGACTGCGTGGCCAATAAGGAAGTGGCGCAATGTAGGCGGCGCCGGCACGGCGCGCCTGAGTCCCGCGGCGCGGCGCTGGGCCCGGCGGCCCGCGGCCCTGGGTCTGCAGACCCAGTCGGTGCGCGGCGCGCACAGTCCGGGCCGCTATGCTGACCGGGCGGTCCGCTGGGGGCCGGGTCCTGGAGCGAAGCATCTTGCGTTTGTGGCAATCCCTGTGGTGGAAGCTGAGCCTCGGCTCGATCGCCGTGACCCTGGTGGGCAGCACCTTGGCGGCCCTGCTGCTGAGCCCGGTGCAGGACGCGCATGGCTTCAAGCAGGTGGTCAAGCCGGCCCATCTGCGCCAGCTGATCGAGCCGGAGCTGCGCGTACTGCAGGGGCGGCGCCAGGACCGCGCGCTGGTCGCACAGATGCTGGACGCGATGCAGCAGCGCCTGCTCAACGTCGACGGCCCCGAGGGCTATTACGGCATCCGCGAGTCCTCCGACCCGATGGTCAGCCTGGCGCTGTTCGACGACGAGGGCAGGCGCGTCGCGCTGCGCGAGAACCCGGCGCTGGCGCTGCCGGATCGCTGGCAGCCGGGGCCGCTGCGGCTGGAGGCGGTCTCGGCGGCCGAGCGCCTGCTGGTGCTGCCGCTGGGTGATGGCGGGACCCTGATGGTGCGCCATTACGCGCGCTTCGACGTCTGGAAGAACCTGCGCAGCGCGCTGCGGGATGCCGGCAGCTTCTTTGGCTGGATGGTGCTGCTGATGGCGCTGCCGGGCATCATGCTGGGCGTGGGCCTGACCTGGTGGCTGGCCTACCGGCTGCGCCGGCTGGCGCGCATGACCGAGGGTTGGGCGCGCGGCGACTTCTCGATGCGCCTGGCCGACGATTCGCGCGACGAGCTGGGCGAGCATGCGCGTGCGATCAACCAGGTCGCGGGCCAGTTGCAGACCCATGTCGAGACCAACCGCGAGCTGGCCGCGCTGCAGGAGCGCCAGCGCCTGGCGCGCGAGCTGCACGACAGCATCAAGCAGCAGGTCTTCGCCACCGGCCTGCAGCTGCATGCGGCCCAGCAATGGCTGGAGCGCCAGCCGGCCAAGGCGGCGCAGCTGCTGGCCGAGGCCGCGGCGCAGAACCAGGCGGTGCACCGCGACCTGTCGGGCCTGCTGTCGCGGCTCAAGCCGCTGGAGGCCTCGCGCCGCCAGGACCTGCGCGAGGAGCTGGCGCTGCGCCTGCAGCCCTGGCAGGCCCATCTGGAACTGAGCCTGGAGGTGCCCGGCGGGCTGGCGCTGCCCTTCGAGCAGGCGCATGAGCTGGCCAGCATCGCCAACGAGGCGGTGGCCAATGCGCTGCGCCATGGCGGCGCGCGGCGCGTGCGGCTGGGCTGGTCGGCGGAGGCCGGCCATGCCGAGCTGGTGATCGCCGACGAGGGCCGGGGCTTCGATGCCGGCCAGACCGCCAACGGTCATGGCCTGACCAATATGTTCGAGCGCGCCGCGGCCCTGCCGGGCGGCGCGCTCTTTCTCGATGCCGCGCCGGGCCGGGGCTGCCGCCTGGCCGTGCGCTTCCAGTTTCAGGAGGAGCCGAGCCGATGATTTCCGTGCTGATCTGTGACGACCATGCGCTGGTGCGCTATGGCATTGCCGCGGTGCTGGAGGCCCATGGCGAGTTCCGCATCGTCGGCGCGGTGGGCGAGGGCGCACGCGCGATCGAGCTGGCGCAGCGCGAGCGGCCGCAGGTGGTGCTGATGGACCTCTTGATGCCGGGCATGAACGGCGTCGAGGCGACGCGCGAGATCCGCCGCGTCAGCCCCGCCAGCCAGGTGCTGCTGCTGACCAGCCATGAGGGCGACGAGCCGGCGCTGGAGGCGATGCAGGCCGGCGCGATCTCCTACCTGCTGAAGGACACGCCGCCGGCCGAGCTGGTGCAGGCGATCGAGCGCGCCGCGCGCGGCGAGGCCACCCTGCATCCGCGCGTCGCCGGCGCGATGGTGCGCGCGCTGACCCAGCCGCGCGGCGGCAGCGCTGGCGGCCTCAGCGAGCGCGAGGCTGAGGTGCTGAGCCTGGTGGCCGACGGCCTCAGCAACGCCCAGATCGCCGCCCGCCTGGCGCTGGCCGAGAAGACGGTCAAGAACCATGTCTCCAACCTGCTGGCCAAGCTGCAGCTGGAGGACCGCACACAGGCCGCCGTGTATGCCTGGCGCGAGGGGCTCAAAGGCCGACCCAAGCCTTAAGTGTGGCCCGCCGATCGGGCGGCTCGATCCCGGAAACATCCGTAGGCATCGGTGGAAACCCCAATCCACACGGCCGTCATCGTTTTGTGTTTGATCAAAAAATGTCGCTATGATCAAAAAACTGAAAATCCTTGATCAAATGCGGCCGCCCTGAAGGTCGTACCCACCCGGACTTCGGCAGGCAGCAAGTACATGGCGGCGACCCCCTTTCCCGGCAATCCCTCGATGGCGCAGCGCATTGCGCGCGCCATGCCGACGCTGACCCGCTCGCACCGCCAGGTGGCCGACTATGTGCTGGCCCACCCGCTGAAGGTGGCGACGATGCCGATCGACGAGCTGGCCGCGGCCGCCGGCGTTTCGGTGGCCACCGCGAACCGACTCGCGCGGGCGCTGGAGTTCGAGGGCTTCGCGCAGTTCCGCGCCGCGCTGGTGCTGGGCTTCGAGACGGCGCTGGCGCCGGTCGAGCGGCTGCGCAGCAAGCTGGAGGAAGGGCCGGCGACGGTGGCCGATGTGTTCGACGGCGCGCTGGCCGACATCGCCCGCAACGCCGAGGCGACGCGCCAGGGGTTGGATCGCCGCGCCTGCGCGCAGGCGGTGGACGCGGTGCTGAAGGCGCAGCGCATCCATATCGTCGGCTACGGCGCCAGCGGCTGGCTGGGTGGCCTGCTGGCGCGCAGCCTGGACCGCTACTGCGACAACGTGCATCTGCTCGCCAGCATCGAGGGCTCCTCGCATGGCGCGCGCCTGCTGGGCCGGCTCAAGCCGCGCGACCTGGTGATCGCGATCGCCTTCCCGCGCTACCTGTCCGACACCGTGCTGCTGGCCAAGCGCGTGCATGAGGCCGGCGTGCCCCTGCTGGCGCTGACCGACGGCCCCGCCTCGCCGCTGGTGCCGTTGTCGACGCTGGCGCTGTTCGCCCGCACCGACAGCGCCTATTTCGCCAATTCCGAGGCCGGCGCGCTGGCCCTGATCGAGGCCCTCAGCAGCGCGGTGGCCCATGCGTCCAAGGGCTCGCTGCAGGCCGCCGAGCAACTGGTCGAGTCGGTGCTGCCCTGGCTGGACGGCCCGCATGGCGGCCGACTGCGCCCGGTCGAGGCCGGCAGCCCCGAATCGTCTTCCTCCTCCTCCTCTTCCCCCGCCAAGGTCCGCAAGAAGTGAATAGCAGCAGCAGCACCCCCAGCCCCGTGATCGCGATC
This genomic stretch from Roseateles sp. DAIF2 harbors:
- a CDS encoding histidine kinase, yielding MWQSLWWKLSLGSIAVTLVGSTLAALLLSPVQDAHGFKQVVKPAHLRQLIEPELRVLQGRRQDRALVAQMLDAMQQRLLNVDGPEGYYGIRESSDPMVSLALFDDEGRRVALRENPALALPDRWQPGPLRLEAVSAAERLLVLPLGDGGTLMVRHYARFDVWKNLRSALRDAGSFFGWMVLLMALPGIMLGVGLTWWLAYRLRRLARMTEGWARGDFSMRLADDSRDELGEHARAINQVAGQLQTHVETNRELAALQERQRLARELHDSIKQQVFATGLQLHAAQQWLERQPAKAAQLLAEAAAQNQAVHRDLSGLLSRLKPLEASRRQDLREELALRLQPWQAHLELSLEVPGGLALPFEQAHELASIANEAVANALRHGGARRVRLGWSAEAGHAELVIADEGRGFDAGQTANGHGLTNMFERAAALPGGALFLDAAPGRGCRLAVRFQFQEEPSR
- a CDS encoding MurR/RpiR family transcriptional regulator, whose protein sequence is MAATPFPGNPSMAQRIARAMPTLTRSHRQVADYVLAHPLKVATMPIDELAAAAGVSVATANRLARALEFEGFAQFRAALVLGFETALAPVERLRSKLEEGPATVADVFDGALADIARNAEATRQGLDRRACAQAVDAVLKAQRIHIVGYGASGWLGGLLARSLDRYCDNVHLLASIEGSSHGARLLGRLKPRDLVIAIAFPRYLSDTVLLAKRVHEAGVPLLALTDGPASPLVPLSTLALFARTDSAYFANSEAGALALIEALSSAVAHASKGSLQAAEQLVESVLPWLDGPHGGRLRPVEAGSPESSSSSSSSPAKVRKK
- a CDS encoding efflux RND transporter periplasmic adaptor subunit, translating into MPAHRFSPPFPARQLFAPGLATLLLLQACSEAPAPTPQDNATMRITTLVVRPQEARAALELPGRIVARQPMQLLPTVHGLRVEAVLADAGELVKAGQPLVQLDARSQRHEHEEARQQHRRLQALAEAAQAQLGKAEASLALARATDERYRLAVATGAVSQQDQQDRASTLAQQEKERSNAAQQAQAARAELAAAAAKLAQAQQRLDETLLRAPAAGRLFERHVERGMFSDTASTTPWFLLAADGDREFEAWADVQRLAGLAPGAAVSVQLEGQGLAPLQGKLRSIETGQGQESRRARLRIALQGNALPPLGVAALARLQGPALQGTPLPAGALQFDPRPWVFVVDDKQRLRKRHVRLAPDQQLVVEGLAPGEQVVRGAAALLNEGQRITPVPEAKR
- a CDS encoding response regulator transcription factor; amino-acid sequence: MISVLICDDHALVRYGIAAVLEAHGEFRIVGAVGEGARAIELAQRERPQVVLMDLLMPGMNGVEATREIRRVSPASQVLLLTSHEGDEPALEAMQAGAISYLLKDTPPAELVQAIERAARGEATLHPRVAGAMVRALTQPRGGSAGGLSEREAEVLSLVADGLSNAQIAARLALAEKTVKNHVSNLLAKLQLEDRTQAAVYAWREGLKGRPKP